In Crinalium epipsammum PCC 9333, the following are encoded in one genomic region:
- the fghA gene encoding S-formylglutathione hydrolase, with product MTNLTLVSRNRSFGGWQFVYRHYSAVLNCEMNFGVYLPPQAEKQPCPTLYWLSGLTCTEQNFINKAGSQQFAAEYGLIVVAPDTSPRGCNIPGEDDSWDLGTGAGFYLNATQMPWAKHYRMYDYVVSELPEVISANFSVVPGVQGIFGHSMGGYGAIAIALKNPGMFKSVSAFAPIVNPCQVPWGQKAFQNYLGDNQSDWLAYDPIHLVKSAQERLPILIDQGDADQFLGEQLQPDVFAQACAEVNYPISLRKQAGYDHSYYFIASFMGDHFAHHAAALTKG from the coding sequence ATGACCAACCTGACATTAGTGAGCCGTAACCGGAGTTTTGGTGGTTGGCAATTTGTTTATCGTCATTACTCCGCCGTACTTAACTGTGAGATGAACTTCGGCGTATATCTGCCGCCTCAAGCAGAAAAGCAACCTTGTCCAACTCTGTATTGGTTAAGTGGATTAACCTGCACAGAACAAAATTTCATCAATAAGGCAGGTTCGCAACAATTCGCTGCTGAGTACGGTTTAATTGTGGTTGCGCCTGATACCAGTCCACGCGGTTGTAATATTCCTGGTGAAGACGATAGTTGGGATTTAGGAACTGGTGCAGGATTTTATCTCAATGCAACACAGATGCCTTGGGCAAAGCATTATAGAATGTATGATTATGTAGTTTCAGAATTACCTGAAGTTATCTCTGCAAACTTTTCTGTAGTGCCAGGAGTTCAGGGAATTTTTGGGCATTCTATGGGTGGATATGGTGCAATAGCGATCGCACTGAAAAATCCAGGTATGTTTAAAAGTGTCTCCGCCTTTGCGCCAATTGTTAATCCTTGCCAAGTTCCTTGGGGACAAAAAGCGTTTCAGAATTATTTAGGTGACAATCAATCTGACTGGTTAGCTTACGATCCGATTCATTTAGTAAAATCTGCTCAAGAGCGATTACCAATTTTGATTGATCAAGGGGATGCAGATCAATTTCTCGGCGAACAATTGCAACCTGATGTTTTTGCTCAAGCTTGTGCAGAAGTAAATTATCCTATTAGTTTGCGTAAGCAAGCTGGTTACGATCACAGTTATTACTTTATTGCATCATTTATGGGCGATCATTTTGCTCATCATGCGGCGGCTTTGACTAAAGGATGA